From Vanrija pseudolonga chromosome 1, complete sequence, a single genomic window includes:
- the SPBC1683.03c_2 gene encoding putative MFS-type transporterc: MAPHTAPKPLGTVATLDTTDAETVVPTPTATSVGFGDIELKNKNLAVRGRFDDAATDTATLTTFVAPHLTQGRKWVLLSIFSLAMFIDILGYSAFFVLTESISRDIEILYQQSSWVITSYSVTFAAFLLFWGRVSDLYSSTTVFVGGFTALGTLSLIISFLTDKYSFFVFRALAGIAGGALIPSSYRLITAVFDTEELTLAFTVYGLSGAISNVVGTVITGTLMLSHGQGQLAAWRWFFRVLAIIILPAAALSYYVIPWYPGTEAGDGQARKTKWRRLDLPGALIMCAAIVLLILGLTLGASYGWRKPGFLVPFLLSWPLFVSFFVWENYLGDEALLPPKTWRIPNFIVLIVFALEVYGWWGVNFLPLTEYFITIAHEIPLLAATRTLPQGVIALIVTIVLGTVPVLVSRPRWTIAAGAILSATGYVLMAQPDTYVGKSYWRWLFPCFIIGSGGNMACFSAINVAIMVTSPPEMAGVTGAVLQVSLQVGTAVALSVQAGLLTTHPGSITNPANLRTSWYFQIGWIVLWLIGFLAFYRPDKAPSADAEATTVTPATED, translated from the exons ATGGCCCCCCACACGGCACCAAAGCCTCTCGGCACTGTCGCCACGCTCGACACCACGGACGCCGAGACCGtcgtgccgacgccgacagcgacgtcCGTGGGCTTCGGCGATATCGAGCTCAAGAACAAGAACCTGGCCGTCCGCGGCCGgttcgacgacgcggcgaccgacacggcgacgctgACGACCTTCGTCGCGCCGCACCTGACCCAGGGGCGCAAGTGGGTCCTGCTGTCAATCTTCTCGCTGGCCATGTTCATTGATATCCT CGGGTACTCTGCCTTCTTTGTGCTCACCGAGTCGATCTCGCGCGACATCGAGATCCTGTACCAGCAGTCGTCGTGGGTCATTACGTCGTACAGCGTGACGTTtgccgccttcctcctcttctggGGCCGCGTGTCGGACCTGTACAGTTCGACAACCGTGTTCGTGGGCGGCTTCACTGCCCTCGGCACTCTCAGCCTCATCATCAGCTTCCTTACGGACAAGTACAGCTTCTTCG TTTTCCGTGCCCTCGCTGGCATTGCCGGAGGCGCCCTCATCCCCTCGAGCTACCGCCTCATCACGGCCGTCTTTGACACGGAGGAACTCACGCTCGCCTTTACCGTGTATGGCCTCAGCGGCGCAATCAGCAATGTGGTCGGCACCGTCA TCACCGGTACCCTGATGCTCAGCCACGGCCaaggccagctcgccgcaTGGCGCTGGTTCTTCCGCGTGCTGgccatcatcatcctcccggccgcggcgctctcATACTACGTTATCCCTTGGTACCCGGGaaccgaggccggcgacggccaAGCCCGCAAGACCAagtggcgccgcctcgacctccccgGTGCGCTGATCATGTGTGCGgccatcgtcctcctcatcctcggcctcaccctcggcgcgTCATACGGCTGGCGCAAGCCCGGCTTCCTCGTCCCGTTCCTCCTCAGCTGGCCCCTGTTCGTCAGCTTCTTCGTGTGGGAGAactacctcggcgacgaggcgctaCTGCCCCCCAAGACGTGGCGCATCCCCAACTtcatcgtcctcatcgtgTTCGCCCTCGAGGTGTACGGCTGGTGGGGCGTCAACTTCCTCCCCCTCACCGAGTACTTCATCACCATCGCCCACGAGATCCCCCTGCTCGCAGCGACACGCACGCTCCCCCAGGGTGTCATCGCCCTAATCGTTACCATTGTGCTCGGCACCGTCCCCGTCCTCGTGTCCCGCCCACGCTGGaccatcgccgccggcgccattCTCAGCGCCACGGGCTACGTGCTCATGGCGCAGCCCGACACGTATGTCGGCAAGAGCTACTGGCGCTGGCTCTTCCCCTGCTTCATcatcggcagcggcggcaacatGGCGTGCTTCTCAGCCATCAACGTTGCCATCATGGTGACGTCCCCGCCCGAGATGGCCGGTGtcaccggcgccgtgctccaGGTATCACTGCAGGTCGGTACCGCCGTTGCCTTGTCTGTCCAGGCTggcctcctcaccacccaccctggGTCCATCACAAATCCCGCCAACCTCCGCACCAGCTGGTACTTCCAGATCGGCTGGATCGTGCTCTGGCTCATTGGCTTCCTAGCGTTCTACCGACCAGACAAGGCGCCGTCAGCAGACGCagaggcgacgacggtgacgccTGCCACTGAGGACTAA
- the WDR7 gene encoding WD repeat-containing protein 7, protein MTEPPLVIPFLPDASVSNGLPVDPVRVAAWVTSTASGPSKRIAIAGKDNSIWVVPSSTHHERVSSLPALSLPSPGETPRTTRPRASSSASSILSHSSALRRVFSPPASSPAPPTLLSMDATPAPPDDHAAIPASERAELLDQLKAQAEVDERAGLGKGLAALTRRGLPVHGKEEENGLGGVESPRSTTSTDSARKASRLSGFFTRTNAEEQDKEAQARAREKLHETAIDREMDRGEAEAAAEAEQVKVVERASASTTLDRTPLASVSRRSVSRQNSGTNSPRLGEGGPVRIVLPYPGRGKIVDLAVLEEVGELVVLRDAGLLDVISLSTLQLTTHVELDDAAPPTNSKTPLLHTTWLWRRVHLAAREEGALLVINGEPWPSPWPSANGEVTRVTMLALPTHQPVAVLELPGVGDVGVSSTSEASYLLHATATSLMSYPIIFPGTSVSGSSTPRLSSAASDGSPLLRPEMPRRTGALAQVRNFSGAKKESGLAKFLAASRLPSKKKPTDKIPTAGIDEGLEVMRDGGGHWKSVSLHDDGQGVGLAEDHVEAFDFDGKTLKVRGSISIDGGKCHDVVFTSGWHDVVVVAGDNAKLYGREGPLKAGALKWVSRKAYAARGACISAGLLHTVDKDSAASVDLGSRLERTVEAKLSAPVAGDNLCPLDADTLFAADTSGAVRKQTLSEYLHGVPASDDVLSSDRLESGVTASAIIHSDMAIGGAFLVAGDEDGSVRVWDAKPFRLRGSWTLFDDPVHNIAHLDLKEAASLEGALLCTSERGSVAVISLRDMDQLFLLPASRAPLARVFVGGHNILLAYANAKARVWNVETREFRRSTGLDAADDMVSQPGWAEVVLKEPPALAGPVTKVVGETPNGSDLGRLLQLDLRKLGETHSGSASPLPALRGLLSVFLTFGVNPAIDEVCTSNLGITPPRAPAAVGLEGSRRSATVAYTSPVDAWRVSSTATGLRQLAIVSLLRPFLDSPDHETWAADVIAFYASCLPHDAIEAELELFAAFYLDSCPDVHQAARMLFGARISRMSNTEIEALVDAQQSHLPSVVPESEKMGEQAARALTMVGGVALHRIECMNPVALKNVADSIALYLHDPEATHVSLAIELCSKGFATWQTFCDAMELLRRLFYLATHKDVPGQNVAAQARLAVLHVASFNAPLFMSTLSVDILDAKSAAARKSIMKLCVFMARKRPALLENGLPRIAEAVVKSLDPNVGKMRDDVWETATVILNELVQAFTTIDFNPTTQKLVVGTHEGAAIMYDLKTASRLYVIDPHKHPVSAVAFSPDGRRLVTVSLEEGDVTVWKVGSSLSGWLNVGGPPRQGAAAGQPYRRFPMFRAGDDPLHDTGALSEVQIAWSGSRQARVTIKETALSFDTT, encoded by the exons ATGACAGAACCCCCACTGGTCATCCCCTTCCTCCCGGATGCGTCGGTGAGCAACGGCCTGCCTGTCGACCCAGTACGTGTTGCAGCATGGGtcacctcgacggcgtccgGCCCATCCAAGCGCATCGCAATAGCCGGCAAGGACAACAGCATCTGGGTGGTGCCCTCGTCCACACACCATGAACGAGTGTCTTCACTCCccgccctctccctcccgtCGCCGGGCGAAACACCACGGACGACAAGACCACGTGCGAgttcgtcggcgtcctccatCCTCAGccactcgtcggcgctgcggcgcgtctTCTCCCCaccagcgagctcgccggcgccaccgacACTCCTCTCGATGGACGCGACCCCCGCACCGCCAGATGATCATGCCGCGATCCCTGCGTcggagcgcgccgagctgctcgaccagctgaaggcgcaggccgaggtcgacgagcgcgccggcctcggcaagggcctggcggcgctcacgcggcgcgggctccCTGTCCACGGGAAGGAGGAAGAAAACggcttgggcggcgtcgagagcccgcggtcgacgacgtcgaccgactcggcgcgcaaggcgTCCCGCCTGTCAGGCTTCTTCACCCGCACCAACGCCGAAGAGCAGGACaaggaggcgcaggcgcgcgcgagaGAGAAGCTGCACGAGACGGCCATCGACCGCGAGATGGACCGCggagaggccgaggccgctgccgaggcggagcaggtcaaggtcgtcgagcgcgcgagcgctAGCACGACGCTGGACCGCACGCCCCTGGCCAGTGTCAGCCGCCGGAGCGTGAGCAGGCAGAACAGCGGCACGAACTCGCCTCGGCTGGGGGAAGGCGGACCGGTCAGGATCGTGCTTCCATACCCTGGCCGAGGGAAGATTGTCGATCTAGCCGTCCTCGAGGAAGTTGGCGAGCTGGTGGTGCTTCGTGATGCGGG CTTGCTAGACGTCATCTCGCTCAGTACGCTGCAACTCACCACTCACGTGGAGCTGGACGACGCTGCACCGCCGACGAATTCAAAGACCCCGCTGCTACACACAACATGGCTCTGGCGTCGGGTACACCTCGCCGCGAGAGAAGAG ggcgcgctgctggtgaTCAATGGCGAACCATGGCCGTCACCGTGGCCATCGGCTAACGGAGAGGTTACGAGAGTGACCATGCTCGCGCTGCCAACCCACCAGCCGGTAGCTGTACTCGAGCTGCCTGGTGTGGGCGACGTCGGTGTCTCGTCGACCAGCGAGG CGAGCTATCTCCTCCACGCTACCGCCACGTCTCTCATGTCGTATCCCATCATCTTCCCCGGCACCTCTGTCTCTGGGTCTTCGACGCCTCGGTTgtcgtccgccgcgtccgaCGGGTCGCCCCTCTTGCGGCCGGAGATGCCGCGACGCACAGGCGCCCTTGCCCAGGTGCGCAACTTCTCTGGAGCAAAGAAGGAGAGCGGGCTGGCCAAGTTCCTCGCCGCGAGCCGATTACCGTCGAAGAAGAAGCCTACGGACAAGATTCCGACCGCCGGAATTGACGAGGGCTTGGAAGTGATGCGCGACGGAGGCGGTCACTGGAAGAGCGTGAGCCTGCATGATGACGGGCAAGGTGTCGGTCTTGCCGAGGACCACGTCGAG GCGTTCGACTTTGACGGCAAGACGCTCAAAGTGCGCGGGTCAATATCCATTGATGGGGGCAAGTGCCATGACGTCGTCTTCACGTCTGGCTGGCACGatgtggtcgtcgtcgcgggtgATAACGCCAAGCTCTACGGCCGCGAAGGCCCACTCAAGGCCGGAGCCTTGAAGTGGGTCAGCCGAAAGGCgtacgctgcgcgcggcgcgtgtaTCAGCGCCGGCCTGCTCCACACGGTGGACAAGGACTCAGCGGCCAGCGTGGACCTCGGCAGCCGGCTGGAGCGTACCGTCGAAGCCAAGCTGTCGGCCCCTGTCGCTGGAGACAATCTCTGTCCCCTCGATGCTGATACATTGTTCGCAGCGGATaccagcggcgccgtgcgcAAGCAGACCTTGTCCGAGTATCTTCACGGCGTGCCCGCCAGTGACGATGTACTCAGCAGTGATCGCCTCGAGTCGGGCgtgacggcctcggccatcaTCCACTCCGATATGGCTATTGGTGGAGcgttcctcgtcgccggtgacgaggacggcagcgtgcgcgtgtgGGACGCCAA GCCTTTCCGACTACGCGGTTCATGGACCCTGTTTGACGACCCGGTGCACAACATTGCGCACCTTGACCTCAAGGAAGCGGCCTCGCTCGAAGGTGCGCTGCTGTGCACCTCTGAGCGAGGCTCGGTTGCTGTCATCTCCCTTCGTGACATGGATCA ACTCTTCTTACTCCCTGCTTCTCGCGCACCATTGGCACGCGTCTTTGTCGGCGGCCACAACATCCTTCTCGCTTACGCCAATGCCAAAGCGCGTGTATGGAACGTTGAGACGCGCGAATTCCGCCGCTCTACTGGcctggacgccgccgacgacatggtgtCGCAGCCCGGATGGGCCGAGGTGGTTCTGAAAGAACCTCCGGCACTGGCTGGCCCGGTGACCAAGGTTGTCGGCGAAACACCAAACGGATCGGATCTGGGCCGCCTGCTTCAGCTCGATctgcgcaagctcggcgagacGCACAGCGGCTCGGCATCGCCCTTGcctgcgctgcgcggctTGCTGTCGGTCTTTCTGACGTTTGGTGTCAATCCCGCGATTGATGAGGTGTGCACCAGCAACTTGGGGATCACACCACCAcgggcgccggccgccgttGGCCTGGAAGG GTCGCGTAGGTCGGCGACCGTCGCGTATACGTCGCCGGTGGACGCGTGGCGCGTCTCGTCCACCGCGACGGGATTGCGGCAGCTCGCGATCGTGTCGCTTCTCCGACCATTCCTCGATTCGCCAG ATCACGAGACCTGGGCGGCGGATGTCATTGCGTTCTATGCTTCGTGCCTCCCGCATGATGCGATCGAAGCGGAGCTCGAGCTCTTTGCTGCCTTCTATCTGGACTCGTGCCCAGATGTGCACCAAGCGGCCCGCATGCTGTTTGGCGCAAGGATAAGCCGCATGTCCAATACGGAGATAGAAGCCCTGGTCGATGCGCAACAATCACATT TGCCCAGCGTTGTCCCTGAGTCTGAGAAGAtgggcgagcaggcggcgcgtgccCTCACCATGGTTGGTGGCGTGGCGCTCCACAGAATCGAGTGCATGAACCCAGT TGCGTTGAAAAACGTCGCCGATTCCATCGCGCTGTATCTGCACGACCCCGAGGCGACGCACGTCAGCTTGGCGATCGAGCTGTGTTCCAAGGGCTTCGCGACGTGGCAGACGTTCTGTGACGCAATGGAGCTACTGCGGCGCCTGTTCTACCTGGCGACGCACAAGGATGTGCCAGGCCAGAAtgtggcggcgcaggcgcgtcTGGCCGTGCTTCACGTCGCGTCGTTCAACGCCCCACTGTTCATGTCCACGCTGTCGGTGGACATTCTCGACGCAAAGTCGGCTGCGGCACGGAAGAGTATCATGAAGCTCTGTGTGTTCATGGCACGCAAGCGACCGGCGCTCCTTGAAAACGGGCTGCCGCGTATTGCCGAGGCCGTTGTCAAGAGCCTGGACCCCAATGTGGGCAAGATGCGCGACGATGTGTGGGAGACGGCGACTGTGATTTTGAACGAGCTTGTCCAGGC CTTCACAACTATCGACTTCAACCCAACGACGCAAAAGCTTGTCGTGGGAACGCATGAGGGGGCAGCTATCATGTACGACCTCAAGACTGCGTCGCGTCTCTACGTGATTGATCCACACAAGCACCCGGTGTCTGCGGTCGCGTTCTCACCCGACGGCAGGCGTTTGGTGACTGTgtcgctcgaggagggcgatgtGACAGTTTGGAAGGTCGGCAGCTCGCTCAGCGGTTGGTTGAACGTTGGCGggccacctcgccaaggcgccgcAGCTGGGCAGCCTTATCGACGGTTCCCAATGTTCAGGGCTGGAGATG ACCCATTACACGACACTGGCGCTCTGTCAGAGGTACAGATAGCATGGTCTGGTTCTCGCCAGGCACGGGTCACGATCAAGGAGACTGCATTGTCCTTTGATACGACGTAA
- the CIB22 gene encoding NADH dehydrogenase [ubiquinone] 1 beta subcomplex subunit 9 has translation MSVPPAQAFTAAHRLYVKSLYRRYLVNSLNWYIRRDLWRQKAIEIRAEFERNRNITDPRALAIVLEQAEAKLAKEAHPDPYRPPLFPDGTKWERNIPPRMFNGEEAHH, from the exons ATGTCCGTCCCACCCGCCCAGGCATTCACCGCGGCCCACCG CCTCTACGTCAAGTCGCTGTACCGTCGCTACCTCGTCAACTCCCTCAACTGGTACATCAGGCGAGACCTCTGGCGCCAGAAGGCCATCGAGATCCGcgccgagtttgagcgcAACAG GAACATCACCGACCCCCGTGCCCTCGCCattgtcctcgagcaggctgaggccaagctcgccaaggaggcccACCCGGACCCCTACAGGC CACCTCTCTTCCCCGACGGCACAAAGTG GGAGCGCAACATTCCT CCCCGGATGTtcaacggcgaggaggcaCACCACTAG
- the H31 gene encoding Histone H31 translates to MARTKQTARKSTGGKAPRKQLATKAARKSAPSTGGVKKPHRYRPGTVALREIRRYQKSTELLIRKLPFQRLVREIAQDFKTDLRFQSSAVLALQEAAEAYLVGLFEDTNLAAIHAKRVTIQPKDLQLARRLRGERS, encoded by the exons ATGGCCCGTACCAAGCAGACTGCCCGCAAGTCGaccggcggcaaggcgccccgcaagcagctcgccacCAAGGCCGCGCGCAAGTCGGCCCCCTCGACCGGCGGCGTCAAGAAGCCCCACCGTTACCGCCCCGGTACCGTCGCTCTTCGTGAGATCCGTCGCTACCAGAA GTCCACCGAGCTCCTCATCCGCAAGCTCCCCTTCCAGCGTCTCGTCCGTGAGATCGCCCAGGACTTCAAGACCGACCTCCGCTTCCAGTCGtcggccgtcctcgccctccaggAGGCCGCTGAGGCctacctcgtcggcctgtTCGAGGAcaccaacctcgccgccatccaCGCCAAGCGTGTCACCATCCAGCCCAAGGAcctccagctcgcccgccgtctccgcggcgagcgctCGTAA
- the MRP2 gene encoding 37S ribosomal protein MRP2, mitochondrial produces the protein MGGTAWVLRDIRKRVSADKWEVQRRAFLAVARNTTLPSQVRLKAQLALNGLNGGEGRMGAVKNRCVETGRGRGILSKYGLCRFQFRLAAMEGELPGVRQSSW, from the exons ATGGGCGGAACAGCCTGGGTCCTCCGCGACATCCGCAAGCGCGTCTCGGCCGACAAGTGGGAAGTCCAGCgccgcgccttcctcgccgtcgcgcgcaacacgacgctgccgagccaGGTGCGCCTCAAGGCGCAGCTCGCGTTGAACGGCCTGAATGGCGGAGAGGGGCGTATGGGCGCCGTCAAGAACCGCTGTGTCGAGACTGGTCGTGGACGAG GTATCCTTTCCAAGTACGGCCTGTGCCGC TTTCAGTTCCGCCTCGCTGCCATGGAGGGCGAGCTTCCCGGCGTCAGGCAGTCGTCGTGGTAA
- the trm11 gene encoding tRNA (guanine(10)-N2)-methyltransferase has protein sequence MPQYFLRLSLEHLSFRIPELLSIAQLFDFELKFVSEDLSRGVVVIEVDKEEYVERILDRGILVISANRLYAQGASYDELHDQLKTRLDLFEPDLDVTFKMVVDGVNNRALDRRARAVINSFAYTGLRGKIDLTNPEVEFVALEDYDLVTLHTHEARLVRDGNFRQVYFGRRVGVSRARPLFNVMDVKQRTFYGNTTMEAEMGLLVAGQALPAPGKIIYDPFVGTGSLLYSVAMWGAYVVGSDIDARQFRGKAKGKGITPGILRSAEQYGVRDKFLDNVNFDVTQGPWRRGGWMDAIVTDPPYGVRAGAKRIGRSETRKRNVLRDEAYVMPDGSLAHQKESYLPPFKPYELVDLTLDLIHLARYLLVKGGRLVFFLPTVTEDFDHVDVPIVDGMQELKWGDGSVQDFGKWGRRLITMVKTTDECPLPTFGNHVDELTADRLPGHHEFAKRYLEGFKSREESDAEKSHITPKPLANPTVKGAELPVAAISTWPVGAVASVLAFPTTLDSERLQNAVATAASYWPNVAGRYVKASTPGYEFAIAVTQSPIPYSTQTVDAAYPFPDKRVIQPSLGDYLPPLAPNFFVAGADAPLLTVRLTTLSSGGSVLGINGAHILGDAKTFSRFIEDVSLFYNLPSVSLEGDELPTFAPHVNIPHSTPGVREQFEFFGVNPVPMADMVKGYAEAEAQSEAVTVILTQDELKHITAVRLPGEKLSDQDLLSGWWVSVLERAGQQFTDMVYTVNYRGMHKDHPAFPPNLGTLSANVAQMRKFALPAKVADTPSPKRTAAIARVVRGALNELRNDADLTLKWLSNAADHLEEAAKTGQAQLLVPPPGVAMVNSNLRYDWAIKFGQPSANYHTSTSLPRFLRVFQANPREGADQPGERDVELVFRVEWGGAAEAVKQVIADDRKRWATEPLPDAAGEDKKEEPQVTTFAFNRNVHRPSWGGYGN, from the exons ATGCCGCAGTACTTCCTGCGCCTGTCGCTCGAGCACCTCTCGTTCCGCATCCCCGAGCTGCTGTCCATCGCGCAGCTGTTCGACTTTGAGCTCAAGTTTGTCTCGGAGGACCTgagccgcggcgtcgtcgttatCGAGGTTGACAAGGAGGAATATGTCGAGCGGATCTTGGACCGCGGGATCCTGGTGAT ctcCGCCAACCGCCTCTACGCCCAAGGCGCCTCCTACGACGAGCTCCACGACCAGCTCAAGacccgcctcgacctcttcgagcccgacctcgacgtgACCTTCAAGATGGTCGTGGACGGGGTGAACAACCGCGCGCTTGACCGGCGCGCACGTGCAGTCATCAACTCGTTCGCGTACACCGGCCTGCGGGGCAAGATCGACCTCACGAaccccgaggtcgagttCGTCGCGCTCGAAGACTACGACCTCGTCACGCTCCACACGCACGAGGCGCGCCTTGTCCGCGACGGAAACTTCCGCCAGGTGTACTTtggtcgccgcgtcggcgtgtcccGTGCTCGCCCGCTGTTCAACGTCATGGACGTCAAGCAGAGGACGTTCTACGGCAACACGACGATGGAGGCTGAGATGGGGCTGTTGGTGGCCGGGCAGGCGCTG CCTGCCCCCGGGAAGATCATCTACGACCCGTTCGTCGGTACCGGCTCGCTCCTCTACTCCGTCGCCATGTGGGGCGCGTACGTCGTGGGCTCGGACATTGACGCGCGCCAGTTCCGCGGCAAGG CCAAGGGTAAGGGCATCACGCCGGGCATCCTCCGCTCGGCAGAGCAGTACGGCGTCCGCGACAAGTTCCTCGACAATGTCAACTTTGACGTGACACAGGGgccgtggcgccgcggcgggtgGATGGACGCGATCGTGACGGATCCTCCTT ACGGCGTGCGTGCCGGTGCGAAGCGGATAGGACGGTCCGAGACGCGAAAGCGCAACGTGCTCCGCGACGAGGCATATGTGATGCCCGACGGATCGCTGGCACACCA GAAAGAGTCCTACCTCCCCCCCTTCAAGCCCtacgagcttgtcgacctcaccctcgacctgatccacctcgcgcgctacctcctcgtcaagggcggccgcctcgtcttcttcctcccaACAGTGACCGAGGACTTTGACCACGTCGACGTGCCCATCGTCGATGGCATGCAGGAGCTCAAGTGGGGCGATGGAAGTGTGCAGGACTTTGGCAAGTGGGGACggagg CTCATCACCATGGTCAAGACGACCGACGAGTGCCCGCTTCCGACGTTCGGCAaccacgtcgacgagctgacGGCGGACCGACTGCCAGGGCACCACGAGTTTGCCAAGAGG TACCTCGAGGGTTTCAAGTCGCGCGAGGAGTCGGATGCCGAGA AGTCGCACATCACGCCCAAGCCGCTCGCCAACCCGACCGtcaagggcgccgagctgcccgtCGCGGCGATCTCGACGtggcccgtcggcgcggtcgcctCGGTCCTCGCTTTCCCCACGACGCTCGACTCTGAGCGCCTGCAGAACGccgtcgcgaccgccgcgagctACTGGCCTAACGTTGCGGGGCGGTACGTCAaggcctcgacgccggggtACGAATTTGCT ATCGCCGTGACCCAGTCGCCGATCCCGTACTCTACACAGacggtcgacgcggcgtaCCCCTTCCCCGACAAGCGCGTCATCCAGCCCAGCCTGGGCGACTACCTCCCTCCGCTCGCGCCCAACTTCTTcgtggccggcgccgacgcgcccctGCTCACTGTGCGCCTGACGACGCTGAGCTCGGGCGGCTCCGTGCTCGGTATCAACGGCGCGCAtatcctcggcgacgcgaaGACGTTCTCGCGCTTCATCGAGGACGTGTCCCTCTTCTATAACCTCCCCAGCGTGtccctcgagggcgacgagctgcccaCGTTCGCGCCCCACGTCAACATCCCCCACTCGACCCCCGGCGTCCGCGAGCAGTTCGAGTTCTTCGGTGTCAACCCCGTGCCCATGGCCGACATGGTCAAGGGCtacgccgaagccgaggcccAGAGCGAGGCCGTTACCGTCATCCTTACCCaggacgagctcaagcaCATCACTGCTGTCCGCCTGCCTGGCGAGAAGCTGTCCGACCAGGACCTTCTCTCcggctggtgggtcagcgtgctcgagcgcgccggccagcAGTTCACCGACATGGTGTACACTGTCAAC TACCGCGGCATGCACAAGGACCACCCGGCATTCCCGCCCAACCTCGGCACCCTCTCCGCCAACGTGGCGCAGATGCGCAAGTTTGCCCTGCctgccaaggtcgccgacacgccgtcgcccaagcgcacggcggcgatcgCGCGTGTGGTCAGAGGCGCGCTCAACGAGCTgcgcaacgacgccgacctgacGCTCAAGTGGCTCTCGAACGCGGCCGACCacctcgaggaggcggccaagacgggccaggcgcagctgctcgtccCGCCGCCCGGCGTGGCCATGGTCAACTCGAACCTGCGGTACGACTGGGCCATCAAGTTTGGCCAGCCGAGCGCAAACTACCACACGAGCACGTCGCTCCCGCGCTTCCTGCGCGTGTTCCAAGCCAACccgcgcgagggcgccgaccagcccggcgagcgcgacgtcgagctcgtcttcCGTGTCGAgtggggcggcgccgccgaggccgtcaagcAGGTCATTGCCGACGACCGTAAGCGCTGGGCGACCGAGCCGCTGCCCGACGCCGCAggcgaggacaagaaggaggagccACAGGTCACGACCTTTGCGTTCAACAGGAACGTGCACAGGCCGTCGTGGGGTGGCTACGGCAACTag
- the RRD1 gene encoding Serine/threonine-protein phosphatase 2A activator 1, with protein MSAHVGGMPPPSAPAPAPPPTDGIELPSDPFAPAPLLTTEAGVQAWPRTPGYQAFNGWLKARCGSIKGKEIIPGSDGAGPIGVLMRVLDALVALVDEVPPLEESQRFGNRAFRRYIALVEERLPALLDTEAADHPLPPHLRAQILPLLLNSHAFGHPTRLDYGTGHELAFALALFCCVVSGWVVGEEAQDELVLRVFPRYLDLVTKLQATYRLEPAGSHGVWGLDDYAFLPYLFGSAQLLGSDVTPAQALVNATSTSGPFNDLYTLSLHRITLFKRGAGFAEHSPLLHSLSTLPSWVKPHGGLVKMYAAEVLGKRVVVQGLWVGGWAWGAEKPHFVGEDKKGVATVAPSTTAQTTAAPWAATARPDTRADAARAANASWGAIPQRR; from the exons ATGAGCGCACACGTTGGCGGCATGCCCCCACCATCAGCTCCGGCCCCAGCACCGCCACCAACAGACGGCATCGAGCTCCCGTCCGACCCGttcgcccccgcgcccctCCTGACCACCGAGGCCGGGGTACAGGCGTGGCCCCGTACGCCGGGCTACCAGGCCTTCAACGGCTGGCTCAAGGCGCGGTGCGGCAGCATAAAGGGGAAAGAGATCATCCCGGGGTCCGACGGCGCGGGA CCCATCGGCGTGCTGatgcgcgtgctcgacgcgctcgtggcgctcgttgacgaggtgcCGCCCTTGGAGGAGTCCCAGCGGTTCGGCAATCGCGCGTTCAGGCGCTACATCGCGCTGGTCGAAGAG CGCCTGccggccctcctcgacaccgaggccgcAGACCACCCGCTCCCACCGCACCTCCGCGCGCAGATCctcccgctcctcctcaactcGCACGCGTTCGGCCACCCGACACGGCTGGACTACGGCACGGGCCACGAGCTGGCGTTTGCGCTGGCTTTGTTCTGCTGCGTTGTCTCcggctgggtggtgggcgaggaggcgcaggacgagctcgtgctgCGCGTGTTTCCTCG atacctcgacctcgtgaCCAAGCTCCAGGCGACGTACCGCCtcgagccggccggctcgcACGGCGTCTGGGGCCTCGACGACTACGCTTTCCTGCCGTACCTCTTCGGCtcggcgcagctgctcggcTCGGACGTGACcccggcgcaggcgctcgtCAACGcaacgagcacgagcgggcCCTTTAACGACCTCTACACGCTCTCCCTGCACCGCATCACGCTGTtcaagcgcggcgcggggttcGCCGAGCATTCGCCGCTGCTGCATAGTCTCTCGACATTGCCATCTTGGGTCAAGCCCCATGGCGGGTTGGTCAAGATGTATGCCGCCGAAGTGCTCGgcaagcgcgtcgtcgtgcagggCTTGTGGGTTGGCGGGTGGGCTTGGGGCGCGGAGAAGCCTCATTTCGTGGGCGAGGATAAGAAGGGCGTCGCGACGGTGGCACCGTCGACCACGGCCCAGACCACTGCTGCCCCGTGGGCCGCGACTGCTCGGCCTGACACGCGGGCggacgccgcccgcgccgctaACGCGTCCTGGGGCGCCATTCCGCAGAGGAGGTAG